In Flavobacterium enshiense, the genomic stretch TTTCGAAAGCCTTTTCCAGTGTGGGAACATTAGTAATGTCTGCCTCAATCCATTCTATTTTTTCGAATAGATCCGATTTGTTTTCGATGTCGAAAAGATTTTTTGTTTTTTCGATGGAAGAAGAACTGCGATAAATAGCACGAATGGCTTCATTTTCATGAAGTAACTGAAGTAGGAGGTGGGCGCCTACTAGTCCTGTTCCGCCGGTGACTAATATCATATGGCGAAATTACGAATTATGAATTATGAATTACGAATTTTTTTCGATTAACCGGACAAACAAATAATCGAATCAACAATAAATTTTATCTTTGTGCACACAAGGCTGAAATGGCCGAAGCGACAAAAGTAAATTGAGTATACAGATGAAAAATTTTATTGAAGAAGTGACTTGGAGAGGAATGCTCCACGACGTAATGCCAGGCACGGAAGAACATTTGATGGAGCAGATGCGTGTTGCGTATGTGGGTATCGATCCAACAGCGGATTCATTGCATATAGGACACTTGGTGGGTGTGATGATGCTGAGACATTTTCAGTTGAGCGGTCACAAGCCTCTAGCTCTTGTAGGAGGTGCTACGGGAATGATTGGCGATCCGTCAGGTAAATCCAGTGAGCGAAATTTGTTGGATGAAACCAGTTTGCGACACAATCAGGAGGCAATTAAAGGTCAGTTAGCGCGATTTTTAGATTTCACATCGAATGAGCCAAATGCTGCTGAACTGGTGAATAACTATGACTGGATGAAAGAGTTTTCATTCCTTGATTTTATTCGTGATGTAGGTAAGCACATTACGGTAAATTATATGATGGCCAAAGATTCGGTGAAGAAGCGTTTAACGGGCGAAACCTCAGAAGGAATGTCGTTTACGGAGTTTACCTATCAATTGGTGCAGGGATTTGACTTTTTGCATTTATACAGAGCAAAACAATGTACCTTGCAGATGGGAGGTAGTGACCAATGGGGTAATATCACGACCGGAACGGAATTGGTGCGTCGTATGGAAGGTGGAAAGGCTTATGCGCTTACTTGTCCGCTAATTACAAAAGCAGACGGGACCAAATTCGGAAAATCCGAAGGAGGAAATATCTGGTTGGATGCTAACAGGACTTCGCCTTATAAATTCTACCAATACTGGTTGAACACATCGGATGTGGATGCTGAGAAATACATTAAGATTTTTACTTTTTTGGATAAAGAAACAATCGAAAAATTAATCGCTGAACATAATGAAGCGCCACATTTGAGAGTTTTGCAGAAGCGATTGGCGGATGAAATCACAGTTATGGTACATTCCAAAGAAGATCTGGATAATGCTATTGCAGCTTCCAACGCATTTTTCAGTCCGAGTATGGAAGAATTAAAAAAGTTGGATGAAAAGACTTTTTTAGAGGTTTTTGAAGGCGTACCGCAAGCAGAGGTTACAATGGCTGATGTTGAAGCCGGTTTGGATATGATTGCAGCCCTAGCTGCCAAAACTAATTTTCTTGCTTCTAATAGTGATGCCAGAAGGGAATTAAAGCAAAATGCAGTTTCTCTAAATAAGGAAAAAGTAGGGGAAAGTTATATGATTTCGCCTGAGGATCTGATCAATGAAAAGTTTTTACTTTTGCAAAAAGGGAAGAAAAATTACTACGTGATTAAAGTGAAATAATCATTTTAAGAACAAATATTGACCTGCAGGATCTTAAATTTTGCAGGTTTTTTTGTGCTCTAAAAGTTTAGGGTTAATTAGATAACCATCAGATTGCATCCACGGATATCGGAATTGTCAAAACGACCCAGTACTTCGAAAGAATGGTTGGGATATTTTTTCCCCAGATCCTGAGTGGCGATAAACGAACACGAATTGATATTGGCCAGGTCAATCACATTGATGCCGCCTGTTTTTCCTTCCGCTACATAAGACAGGGCGTCTTCGGTATCACGGATAAGGATTTCCATCCAGGGAGGACATTCGAAAATGCCGTCTCCCAAGGAATAAGCTTGGGAAAGTAGTTCGGTCATACCGTATTCCGAATGGATTTTGGATACGCCGAAACCTTTGCAAAGGATATCGTGCAATTCTTCCCGGATGATTTCTTTTCGCTTTCCTTTCATGCCTCCGGTTTCCATGATGATGGTATTTTTTAGCTGAAAGTTTTGTTTTTCAATCAAATCCAGTAAAGCATAGGTAACACCAATTAAAATCATGTTTTGTCCCGATTGGTCTAATTGGGTTAACTTTTGAATCAGTTCGTCGTAATTATGCAGGTAAAAGCCGCTGTCGGGTTGGTTGGAGCCTTCAATCAGATCTTTTGCCATGTAAATTAAAGAGGATCCTTCACGTTCCAAATAGGAAGGGAGTAGTGCCAAAACCACATAATCTTCAATATTACCGTAAAATTGGGAAAAACCTGATCGGAAACTCTGTTCGTAAAAATTCAAATCGGTGACCATATGGCGGCTGGTGATTGTTCCTGTTGTTCCGCTGCTGGTAAATATTGTTTGTACCGGTTCGGAGGAACTTACCACATCATGCGACTTAAAAAACTGTATGGGTAAAAAAGGAATTTCCTGTATCGATTTTACGTTTGACTTATCCTTCTTTAAGAGGTTGCAAAAATTCTTGTACACCGGATTGTTGTCGTATTGATAACGGAACACCTTGAGTGTGATTTTCTCAAACTCTTTTTTGGAAGCGATGTGAAAAATGTCTGACGTTGATAGCATAAGGCAAATGTACAAAAATAAAAAAGCACCAACTTTCGCTGATGCTTTCTTTGTTTTAGGAAAAAAAACTATTTGATAACCAATTTTCTGGTCGCCGTTTTTCCTTCTTCTGTGATTTTAATGATATAAACGCCGCTGTTTAATGAAGAAACATTAAAGATGTTGTTAACCGCATTGTTTGCTAAAACTTGTTTTCCAAGAATATCATAAACTACAACTGATTTTTCTAATCCGGAAGTTGATGATATAAATAAGTTTCCGTCTTTAACCGGGTTAGGGTGTACCTGTAAGCCTGCAATAGCGTCAAAACCAACAGTTGATAATGTTACGTCGC encodes the following:
- the tyrS gene encoding tyrosine--tRNA ligase, whose product is MKNFIEEVTWRGMLHDVMPGTEEHLMEQMRVAYVGIDPTADSLHIGHLVGVMMLRHFQLSGHKPLALVGGATGMIGDPSGKSSERNLLDETSLRHNQEAIKGQLARFLDFTSNEPNAAELVNNYDWMKEFSFLDFIRDVGKHITVNYMMAKDSVKKRLTGETSEGMSFTEFTYQLVQGFDFLHLYRAKQCTLQMGGSDQWGNITTGTELVRRMEGGKAYALTCPLITKADGTKFGKSEGGNIWLDANRTSPYKFYQYWLNTSDVDAEKYIKIFTFLDKETIEKLIAEHNEAPHLRVLQKRLADEITVMVHSKEDLDNAIAASNAFFSPSMEELKKLDEKTFLEVFEGVPQAEVTMADVEAGLDMIAALAAKTNFLASNSDARRELKQNAVSLNKEKVGESYMISPEDLINEKFLLLQKGKKNYYVIKVK
- a CDS encoding acyl transferase encodes the protein MLSTSDIFHIASKKEFEKITLKVFRYQYDNNPVYKNFCNLLKKDKSNVKSIQEIPFLPIQFFKSHDVVSSSEPVQTIFTSSGTTGTITSRHMVTDLNFYEQSFRSGFSQFYGNIEDYVVLALLPSYLEREGSSLIYMAKDLIEGSNQPDSGFYLHNYDELIQKLTQLDQSGQNMILIGVTYALLDLIEKQNFQLKNTIIMETGGMKGKRKEIIREELHDILCKGFGVSKIHSEYGMTELLSQAYSLGDGIFECPPWMEILIRDTEDALSYVAEGKTGGINVIDLANINSCSFIATQDLGKKYPNHSFEVLGRFDNSDIRGCNLMVI